ATTTCACTGTAAAGCAAAAATGTGCCCTTTTGATACTGTATACCTTTAGAagcttaaaaattatttttgtagtcaAGGAAATGGTTATATGTGGTTTGCCATTATTAGCTGACTTATCTTAATAAAAAACTGACAGACAGATCATAGCTCATGTCATGCATGTGGTCAAGGTTTGTACAGTATAAAAGGAGGTAGTGTTCCTGATGGTTCACAAAACCAAAATGATTTTGCTCAAGTTTAGTGTGACAATTCTGGCTCTTGCTGGAATTGTGACAGGCTTGTCTAGTTGTCCTTCAGAAAAATCTGTGGAAAAACGGATGGAGGCAGTCAAAACAGTCCAAGGAGCTGTTCGAAGTGTATTCTCTAGGGTACTGAACAGCTCTGCTATTACCAATAGCTCCCTCACAAATATGGAGGTGTATGAGCACATTGCCATTAGTATTGGAGTGACCTCCACACCATCTGGGTTTGTGCAGTTTCAAGAGGCCATTAGTGAAATTGCTGCAGCTACATTTGATGCTTGTTCAGCACCTGAAGAGTCCAGAGTTGGACCAGATGATATTCCAGAACTCACAAAAAGTTTCATCAGACTAACAGATGCTGGTAACATCAGTGAAGCTCGTGAAGTTTATGGCCAGCTGCTTTGCTTGAGGGACCTGTTGTCAACTGGAGATGCAGACAGTAGGAAGCGACAGGGAGATCCTCTTAAAGAGTTAGAAGTGTTCCTCGACTCTCTTAATGGAAGTCGTGTAGCTACGATATTTGGGGTTGGTGATATATTTAACCTATTACCACCAACCTTGGCTTTTGTAGTAGATGACACTGGTAGTATGTCTACTGAAATCAGTTCAGTCCAGAGGCTTATCCGTTCCTTCATCAAAACTGAAAGATCTGACCCACTCGCTTACATTTTGACTACTTTCAATGATCCAGGTATGTTATGTTAACTTTCAACTTCCtttactacataattatatttcttTGTTACAGATGTTGGAGTTCCACAAATTTATTCTGCCAGTCATGTTGCTGAATTGACTGCACTTGAAGCAGCAGTTAATGTCATAAGAGCTAATGGAGGAGGTGACTGTCCTGAACTTGGCATGACTGGTATCCTCAATGCTCTCAGTCTTGCTAATCCTGACTCCAATGTCATTGTACTAACTGATGCTTCTCCAAAAGACGCAAACAGGACACAAGAAGTAATAGATAAAGCTACTGAGCTACGTAATTCTATTCACTTCTTTCTCAGTCGTTCTGGTTGTGGTGACTTTAGTCCATATTTAGAGGTGGCCAATGCAACATTTGGTATTGTTGTAAATCGTATTGATGACTTTGAAGCTTTTGTTGAGTTTGCTGACAAAGTAGGTAGATTCTCCTTTGACCTTGTAGACACTGATAGTGGAAGTAAGAAGAAAAGACAGACACCAGAAAACTGTATCACATTTTCAACATCAACATTTACTCAATCCATAAATATTCTCTTTTCATCAGTTAGTTCAGCCATCACCATTACAGGTCCTTCAGGTGTAGTAGAGACAGTAACAACTAGTGGAACTATTGccacatacagtaataatgaTCCAGAGGCAGGAGTGTACAGTGTGTGCTCTGTAGGAACATTTAAACATTCTTTATCAACCACATCTGATCTAGATTTCTTTGTTGACTATATTGATGCTGATATTTCAAGTACCTCACTACCAGTTCCAGGTAAGTAACAACATACAACTGCCATCCTAGTAAGTatctgtttatttatttatttatctcaGGTACTCCAGTCAGGTTATTAATTTCTTCATCAAGAATTGATGATATTTCTACTGATGAAGTATTTCTTAATCTTGTATTGGCTGATGGTGCTGTTTCTTCAAATGCTTTAACACGATGTGATGGTTTGCTTACTGGAGTGATCATTGTTCCAAATGCTCCTTTCCGATATCAACTAGAAGGTTATGATACTGATGGCAACAGGTTTACTAGGACCAGAGATGCTCTGATTGAAGCTGAAAATGTAGAGTGTGAAGTACCAACACCTGATACCACTTCTACCATTACCCCAACATCTACATCGGTGGCTCATAGTTCTACTCCAGTGATCTTGTATACTTCAGTATTGCACACTTCCTCTGTGGTTTTGTTTTCAATATCATCAAGTACATCAACAACCATCCCTACTAGCATCCCAACAAGTACACCATCAGGTTGCTCCAAGGGATTTACTGGACGTGGGTGTAACATAGGTAAGTAACTAATTGATGCAGTGCTATTATTTATATGTTACTGGCTTAATTAACAGTTGTTGCTCTTGAGGAATGTCCTATTATTATTGAAGAGTATGTGGAGCCAAGAACTGAAGCAACAAACACAACCAAAGAGTCAGTTAGAGAAGTCTTTTCAAGAGTACTAATGGATCCTACTCTAAGTGATGATGATTTATCTGACAAGGAAGTATATGAACAAATCACAGACAGTTTGAAGGTGTCCAGCTCACCTGCAGGATTTAGACAATTTCAAGAAGCTGTGAGTGAAATAGCTTCTGCTACATTCAGAGCTTGTGCTGCTCCAGAGGAGTCCAGGGTTAGACCAGATGATATTCCAGATCTTACCAAAAGATTTTTTACCTTATCAGATGCTGGTGATATTAACGAGGCAAGAAAAGTGTATGGTACACTATTGTGTTTAAGGAGCTTGTTATCACCAGCTGATGATGGAAAGAAAGTAAAGAGACAAGGAGATTCATTTGATGAGTTAGAGGACTTCTTTGATTCTCTTGATAGTGACAGAATAACTACCATATTTGGAATCGTCTTGTTTAGTCCAGTACCCCCAACCTTGGCATTTGTTGTAGATGACACTGGTAGTATGTCTGCAGAAATCAGTTCAGTCCAGAGGCTTATCCGTTCCTTCATCAAAACTGAAAGATCTGAACCACTAGCTTACATCTTGACGACCTTCAATGATCCAGGTATGTTTTGATACTGCCTATAGTGTCAGCTGTAGTTATACTGTTTTGTGTACTATAGGGGTTGGAGTTCCACAGATTTATTCTGCTAGTAGTGTTGCTGAATTGACTGCACTTGAGACTGCAGTTAATGCTATAAAAGCTAATGGAGGAGGTGACTGTCCTGAACTTGGCATGACTGGTATTCTCAATGCTCTCAGTCTTGCTAATCCTGACTCCAATGTCATTGTACTAACTGATGCTTCTCCTAAAGATGTAAACAGGACACAAGAAGTGATAGATAAAGCTACCGAGCTACATAATTCTATTCACTTCTTTCTCAGTCGTTCTGGTTGTGGTGACTTTAGTCCATATATAGAAGTGGCCAATGCAACATTTGGTATTGTTGTAAATCGTATTGATGACTTTGAAGCTTTTGTTGAGTTTGCTGACAGAGCAGGAAGATTTACTTTAGGAGATGATGAAGAAGGTAAACGGA
This portion of the Dysidea avara chromosome 12, odDysAvar1.4, whole genome shotgun sequence genome encodes:
- the LOC136239990 gene encoding uncharacterized protein isoform X1, coding for MVHKTKMILLKFSVTILALAGIVTGLSSCPSEKSVEKRMEAVKTVQGAVRSVFSRVLNSSAITNSSLTNMEVYEHIAISIGVTSTPSGFVQFQEAISEIAAATFDACSAPEESRVGPDDIPELTKSFIRLTDAGNISEAREVYGQLLCLRDLLSTGDADSRKRQGDPLKELEVFLDSLNGSRVATIFGVGDIFNLLPPTLAFVVDDTGSMSTEISSVQRLIRSFIKTERSDPLAYILTTFNDPDVGVPQIYSASHVAELTALEAAVNVIRANGGGDCPELGMTGILNALSLANPDSNVIVLTDASPKDANRTQEVIDKATELRNSIHFFLSRSGCGDFSPYLEVANATFGIVVNRIDDFEAFVEFADKVGRFSFDLVDTDSGSKKKRQTPENCITFSTSTFTQSINILFSSVSSAITITGPSGVVETVTTSGTIATYSNNDPEAGVYSVCSVGTFKHSLSTTSDLDFFVDYIDADISSTSLPVPGTPVRLLISSSRIDDISTDEVFLNLVLADGAVSSNALTRCDGLLTGVIIVPNAPFRYQLEGYDTDGNRFTRTRDALIEAENVECEVPTPDTTSTITPTSTSVAHSSTPVILYTSVLHTSSVVLFSISSSTSTTIPTSIPTSTPSGCSKGFTGRGCNIVVALEECPIIIEEYVEPRTEATNTTKESVREVFSRVLMDPTLSDDDLSDKEVYEQITDSLKVSSSPAGFRQFQEAVSEIASATFRACAAPEESRVRPDDIPDLTKRFFTLSDAGDINEARKVYGTLLCLRSLLSPADDGKKVKRQGDSFDELEDFFDSLDSDRITTIFGIVLFSPVPPTLAFVVDDTGSMSAEISSVQRLIRSFIKTERSEPLAYILTTFNDPGVGVPQIYSASSVAELTALETAVNAIKANGGGDCPELGMTGILNALSLANPDSNVIVLTDASPKDVNRTQEVIDKATELHNSIHFFLSRSGCGDFSPYIEVANATFGIVVNRIDDFEAFVEFADRAGRFTLGDDEEGKRKRRAVPSPSRFCVTFSTSIFTTSVNILFSSVTSTINVTSPSGLSSLVSTRGSIATYSNDSIEVGEYHVCSSGQFKHTVSMTSSLDFFVEHLEDDFEIPIPGSAGIVVVSSSQMEKITVTDVRPVVLKFVSTTDGQVFNATQLLPCSGFLIGEITIPNESFRYVLEGYDCEGNKFSQTSLTTPFTFPNPSPTSIVPTSTSRVVASPTSTSTVVITSSPTPSPTPDCPCLNGGRCVTILRFGRKRTFCHCRSGYTGSLCHFKLLG
- the LOC136239990 gene encoding uncharacterized protein isoform X2 → MSTEISSVQRLIRSFIKTERSDPLAYILTTFNDPDVGVPQIYSASHVAELTALEAAVNVIRANGGGDCPELGMTGILNALSLANPDSNVIVLTDASPKDANRTQEVIDKATELRNSIHFFLSRSGCGDFSPYLEVANATFGIVVNRIDDFEAFVEFADKVGRFSFDLVDTDSGSKKKRQTPENCITFSTSTFTQSINILFSSVSSAITITGPSGVVETVTTSGTIATYSNNDPEAGVYSVCSVGTFKHSLSTTSDLDFFVDYIDADISSTSLPVPGTPVRLLISSSRIDDISTDEVFLNLVLADGAVSSNALTRCDGLLTGVIIVPNAPFRYQLEGYDTDGNRFTRTRDALIEAENVECEVPTPDTTSTITPTSTSVAHSSTPVILYTSVLHTSSVVLFSISSSTSTTIPTSIPTSTPSGCSKGFTGRGCNIVVALEECPIIIEEYVEPRTEATNTTKESVREVFSRVLMDPTLSDDDLSDKEVYEQITDSLKVSSSPAGFRQFQEAVSEIASATFRACAAPEESRVRPDDIPDLTKRFFTLSDAGDINEARKVYGTLLCLRSLLSPADDGKKVKRQGDSFDELEDFFDSLDSDRITTIFGIVLFSPVPPTLAFVVDDTGSMSAEISSVQRLIRSFIKTERSEPLAYILTTFNDPGVGVPQIYSASSVAELTALETAVNAIKANGGGDCPELGMTGILNALSLANPDSNVIVLTDASPKDVNRTQEVIDKATELHNSIHFFLSRSGCGDFSPYIEVANATFGIVVNRIDDFEAFVEFADRAGRFTLGDDEEGKRKRRAVPSPSRFCVTFSTSIFTTSVNILFSSVTSTINVTSPSGLSSLVSTRGSIATYSNDSIEVGEYHVCSSGQFKHTVSMTSSLDFFVEHLEDDFEIPIPGSAGIVVVSSSQMEKITVTDVRPVVLKFVSTTDGQVFNATQLLPCSGFLIGEITIPNESFRYVLEGYDCEGNKFSQTSLTTPFTFPNPSPTSIVPTSTSRVVASPTSTSTVVITSSPTPSPTPDCPCLNGGRCVTILRFGRKRTFCHCRSGYTGSLCHFKLLG